Proteins co-encoded in one Brassica oleracea var. oleracea cultivar TO1000 chromosome C4, BOL, whole genome shotgun sequence genomic window:
- the LOC106338462 gene encoding glutathione S-transferase T2-like, with protein sequence MPTDDVLLISSWLNTSKDSVVGNKQRSGAFCPSTQTSKFVDLLNSQQTISFGNFEDSIELSSNFGGIPAARSVELSSNFDGTPAARRERRKWMPTDDVLLISSWLNTSKDSREACHCKQRWHKISDLVCKFCGCYEADTREKSCGQTENDILKLAHQIFYNNHNKKFTLEHAWKEFWNNHKWCELSTAKNEGSSKKENVRTGQIHQALEQLNPSVLRVLRLQRLVGRRRW encoded by the exons ATGCCTACGGATGATGTTCTTCTCATTAGCTCGTGGTTAAACACAAGCAAAGACTCTGTAGTTGGCAACAAGCAAAGATCAGGAGCATTTTGTCCATCCACGCAAACTTCAAAGTTTGTTGACCTACTTAACAGTCAACAAACTATTTCCTTCGGTAACTTTGAAGATAGTATCGAACTATCTTCAAACTTTGGCGGCATTCCTGCAGCGCGTAGTGTCGAACTATCTTCAAACTTTGACGGCACTCCTGCAGCGCGTAGAGAAAGGAGGAAATGGATGCCTACGGATGATGTTCTTCTCATTAGCTCGTGGTTAAACACAAGCAAAGACTCT AGAGAGGCTTGCCACTGCAAGCAGCGTTGGCACAAGATCAGTGACCTCGTCTGCAAGTTTTGTGGATGCTATGAGGCTGATACTAGAGAGAAAAGCTGCGGGCAAACTGAGAATGATATACTCAAATTGGCTCATCAGATATTCTACAACAACCACAACAAGAAATTTACACTTGAACACGCTTGGAAGGAGTTTTGGAACAACCATAAGTGGTGTGAGCTATCCACTGCCAAGAACGAAGGAAGCTCTAAAAAAGAAAATGTGAGGACGGGGCAGATTCATCAAGCTCTCGAGCAACTGAATCCAAGCGTCCTCCGGGTGTTAAGGCTGCAAAGGCTAGTGGGAAGAAGACGCTG GTGA
- the LOC106339673 gene encoding gibberellin receptor GID1B-like isoform X1, with the protein MTMAGGNEVNLNECKMIIIMDSLRIVPLNTWVLISNFKLAYTLLRRPDGSFNRHLAEFLDRKVPSNSFPLDGVFSFDHLDSTSNLLTRIYFPAPLDPSRYGAVDLTEPLSTTEIVPVLIFFHGGSFTHSSANSAIYDTFCRRLVTICGVVVVSVDYRRSPEHRYPCAYDDGWNALKWVKSRVWLQSGKDSNVYVYLAGDSSGGNIAHNVAVRATNEGVKVLGNILLHPMFGGVERTQSEKRLDGKYFVTVQDRDWYWRAYLPEGEDRDHPACNPFGPRGQSLEGVTFPKSLVVVAGLDLVQDWQLAYVDGLKKTGHDVNLLYLKQATIGFYFLPNNDHFHCLMDELKKFVHSIEEDSQKQAKSYSSESIAT; encoded by the exons ATGACTATGGCTGGTGGGAACGAAGTCAACTTAAACGAATGCAAG ATGATCATCATCATGGATTCATTG AGAATAGTGCCACTCAACACATGGGTCCTCATTTCCAACTTCAAGCTCGCTTACACCCTCCTCCGCCGTCCCGACGGCTCTTTCAACCGCCACCTCGCCGAGTTTCTCGACCGCAAAGTTCCCTCCAACTCTTTCCCCCTCGACGGTGTATTCTCCTTCGACCACCTCGACTCCACCTCCAACCTTCTCACCAGAATCTACTTCCCAGCTCCCCTCGATCCCTCCCGCTACGGCGCCGTCGACTTAACGGAGCCTCTCAGCACGACGGAGATCGTCCCTGTTCTCATCTTCTTCCACGGTGGTAGCTTCACTCATTCCTCCGCCAACAGCGCCATCTACGACACTTTCTGCCGACGGTTAGTCACTATCTGCGGCGTTGTTGTCGTTTCTGTTGACTACCGGAGATCGCCGGAGCATCGTTACCCTTGCGCTTACGACGACGGGTGGAATGCTCTCAAATGGGTCAAGTCCAGAGTCTGGCTTCAGAGTGGTAAAGACTCCAATGTTTATGTTTACTTGGCTGGAGATAGCTCTGGTGGCAACATTGCTCACAACGTTGCTGTGAGGGCAACCAACGAAGGAGTTAAAGTTCTTGGGAACATTCTTCTTCATCCCATGTTCGGTGGAGTGGAGAGGACTCAGTCCGAGAAGAGACTTGATGGCAAATACTTTGTCACTGTTCAAGACCGAGATTGGTATTGGAGAGCTTATCTACCTGAAGGTGAAGATAGAGATCATCCAGCTTGTAATCCCTTTGGTCCTCGTGGTCAGAGCCTTGAAGGTGTCACCTTCCCCAAGAGTCTTGTTGTTGTTGCTGGTTTGGATCTTGTTCAGGATTGGCAATTGGCTTATGTCGATGGTCTCAAGAAGACTGGTCATGATGTTAACCTTTTGTATTTGAAGCAGGCGACCATTGGGTTTTACTTCTTGCCTAACAATGATCACTTTCATTGTCTTATGGACGAGTTAAAAAAGTTTGTGCACTCCATAGAAGAGGATAGTCAAAAGCAAGCCAAGTCCTATTCTTCTGAGTCTATAGCAACATGA
- the LOC106339673 gene encoding gibberellin receptor GID1B-like isoform X2, whose amino-acid sequence MTMAGGNEVNLNECKRIVPLNTWVLISNFKLAYTLLRRPDGSFNRHLAEFLDRKVPSNSFPLDGVFSFDHLDSTSNLLTRIYFPAPLDPSRYGAVDLTEPLSTTEIVPVLIFFHGGSFTHSSANSAIYDTFCRRLVTICGVVVVSVDYRRSPEHRYPCAYDDGWNALKWVKSRVWLQSGKDSNVYVYLAGDSSGGNIAHNVAVRATNEGVKVLGNILLHPMFGGVERTQSEKRLDGKYFVTVQDRDWYWRAYLPEGEDRDHPACNPFGPRGQSLEGVTFPKSLVVVAGLDLVQDWQLAYVDGLKKTGHDVNLLYLKQATIGFYFLPNNDHFHCLMDELKKFVHSIEEDSQKQAKSYSSESIAT is encoded by the exons ATGACTATGGCTGGTGGGAACGAAGTCAACTTAAACGAATGCAAG AGAATAGTGCCACTCAACACATGGGTCCTCATTTCCAACTTCAAGCTCGCTTACACCCTCCTCCGCCGTCCCGACGGCTCTTTCAACCGCCACCTCGCCGAGTTTCTCGACCGCAAAGTTCCCTCCAACTCTTTCCCCCTCGACGGTGTATTCTCCTTCGACCACCTCGACTCCACCTCCAACCTTCTCACCAGAATCTACTTCCCAGCTCCCCTCGATCCCTCCCGCTACGGCGCCGTCGACTTAACGGAGCCTCTCAGCACGACGGAGATCGTCCCTGTTCTCATCTTCTTCCACGGTGGTAGCTTCACTCATTCCTCCGCCAACAGCGCCATCTACGACACTTTCTGCCGACGGTTAGTCACTATCTGCGGCGTTGTTGTCGTTTCTGTTGACTACCGGAGATCGCCGGAGCATCGTTACCCTTGCGCTTACGACGACGGGTGGAATGCTCTCAAATGGGTCAAGTCCAGAGTCTGGCTTCAGAGTGGTAAAGACTCCAATGTTTATGTTTACTTGGCTGGAGATAGCTCTGGTGGCAACATTGCTCACAACGTTGCTGTGAGGGCAACCAACGAAGGAGTTAAAGTTCTTGGGAACATTCTTCTTCATCCCATGTTCGGTGGAGTGGAGAGGACTCAGTCCGAGAAGAGACTTGATGGCAAATACTTTGTCACTGTTCAAGACCGAGATTGGTATTGGAGAGCTTATCTACCTGAAGGTGAAGATAGAGATCATCCAGCTTGTAATCCCTTTGGTCCTCGTGGTCAGAGCCTTGAAGGTGTCACCTTCCCCAAGAGTCTTGTTGTTGTTGCTGGTTTGGATCTTGTTCAGGATTGGCAATTGGCTTATGTCGATGGTCTCAAGAAGACTGGTCATGATGTTAACCTTTTGTATTTGAAGCAGGCGACCATTGGGTTTTACTTCTTGCCTAACAATGATCACTTTCATTGTCTTATGGACGAGTTAAAAAAGTTTGTGCACTCCATAGAAGAGGATAGTCAAAAGCAAGCCAAGTCCTATTCTTCTGAGTCTATAGCAACATGA